In Phocoena phocoena chromosome 11, mPhoPho1.1, whole genome shotgun sequence, one DNA window encodes the following:
- the RERGL gene encoding LOW QUALITY PROTEIN: ras-related and estrogen-regulated growth inhibitor-like protein (The sequence of the model RefSeq protein was modified relative to this genomic sequence to represent the inferred CDS: substituted 1 base at 1 genomic stop codon) — MLXLLHLIFNEKSVSVTKVSCLTLRFLTKRFIGEYASNFESIYKKHLYLEGKQLNLEIYDSCSQPQKAKFSLTSELHWADGFIIVYDISDRSSFAFAKVLIYRIREPQTSHSKRAVESAVLLVGNKQDLCHVREVGWGEGQKLALDNRCQFCELSAAEQSLEVEMMFIRIIKGILTNFKLKEKRRPGGSKSMAKLINNVFGKRRKSV; from the exons atGTTATAGCTCTTGCATCTCATATTTAATGAGAAATCTGTCTCTGTTACAAAGGTGAGTTGTCTTACGT TAAGGTTTCTTACCAAGCGATTTATTGGAGAATATGCTTCTAATTTTG AATCTATCTATAAAAAGCATTTGTATTTGGAAGGGAAGCAATTGAATCTAGAAATATACGACTCTTGTTCTCAg CCACAGAAAGCAAAATTTTCCCTTACAAGTGAGCTGCATTGGGCAGAtgggtttattattgtgtatgacATCAGTGACAGGTCTTCATTTGCTTTTGCAAAAGTACTAATCTACAGAATTCGGGAGCCACAGACTAGTCATTCTAAAAG AGCTGTGGAATCAGCTGTGCTTTTGGTGGGTAACAAACAAGATCTCTGTCATGTGCGAGAGGTTGGCTGGGGAGAAGGGCAAAAACTGGCATTGGATAACCGGTGCCAATTCTGTGAACTGTCTGCGGCAGAGCAATCTCTGGAGGTGGAAATGATGTTTATCAGAATTATCAAGGGCATCCTGACAAACTTCAAactcaaagaaaagagaagacccGGTGGATCTAAATCCATGGCCAAACTGATCAATAATGTAtttggaaagagaaggaaatctgtTTAA